In Methanococcoides sp. LMO-2, the genomic stretch ATATTGACAATGATGGAACTGAGGATTATTCCACTCAGGATATTATCCATACATATGATGAAGTTGATCTTTATAGTGTGAATCTGACTGTCAGTAACGTCAATGGCACTGCTTCCGAAGTAAAGGTTAATTACATCAATGTGACGCCTGTCCCAATTCTTCCTGTTGCTGATTTTAGTACTAATGTCACCGAAGGATACGTTCCACTTACCGTTTCATTCAGTGACCTTTCAAGTGATGCAACTTCCTGGTCCTGGGATATTGACAATGATGGAACTGAGGATTATTCCACTCAGGATATTGTCCATACATATGATGAAGTTGGTCTGTATAGTGTGAATCTGACTGTCAGTAACATCAATGGCACTGATTCCGAATTAAAGGTTAATTACATCAATGTGACAGCTGCTCCAATAATACCGGTTGCCGATTTTGCAGCAGCTCCCAGATCAGGTGATTATCCTTTAGAAGTACAATTCACAGATTTGTCCATTAATGCTGCAAATTGGTCCTGGAACTTTGGTGATGGCAACACTTCAACTCTGCAAAATCCAATTCACACTTACATTTCTGAAGGAACTTATAATGTTTCTCTAAATGTTAGCAATTCAGGAGATTTCGATCTTGCTGAGAAATCAAATTATATCACAGTCTCAAAGCCAGGGTCGGGCACCGGCTCCGGAGGTGGGAGTAGCGGAGGCGGAGCTACCGGTGAAGCTTTTGAGAACATCGCATTCAAGGACGTGAAGACAGAGAACATCATAACTGGACTTGCAATTAACTATGTCTTCGATGATGAACAGAATCCAATTAGATACATCAATTTCTCTGCATTGAAGAATAGTGGAAGAATTTCAACAACTATAGAGGTGCTTAAAAACAGATCTTCAATGGTCGATACAACGGTTCATGGAACTGTTTATAGCAACCTTAATATCTGGGTCGGTAAATCAGGTTTTGCTACGGAAGACAACATTGCTGATCCTGTAATAGGTTTTAGCGTATCAAAGGAGTGGTTGTCAGAGAATGACATTGATGAGAATTCAATTGTCCTATATCGTTATAGTGAAGGCAAATGGAATGCTCTTAATACCGGGAAGATTGGAGAAGATGTATTGTATCTTTACTTTGAAGCAGAAACCCCGGGTTTCTCACCATTTGCTATTGCAGCAGAAGTGGACGATGGACTTGTAAACGATGTTACCGTTTTAACAGAAGAGGAATCCGGAAGTATTAATGTTTCCAGTACTTCCACGATCACTGAAACCTCAGTAGAAACAGGGAACGTAACCGAATCTGAAAAAGCAACTGGTTCAGGAACAAATATGCTGTTCATTGCAATACTGATGATTATTTTACTCGTATTGCTAACGATTTTGTATGTTGTACTATCAAAAGGTTACCATGCTAAATAAGAGTGAAACTGATCGGGAAAAAGCGATTTAAATAATTTCAATTCCGATCACATTCCTTCTTTGTAGATAAGGTTCTCGATCTTTTTCCTTTCGGAAATATCACTGAAGGTTATCAGTACTCCTATCAGTTTGTCGTTCTCGCTTTTAATAGGTGATCCTATTATATCGACAGGAATCCTTGCGTTGCTCTTTGTGACAAGGAGTGTCTGGCTTGCCAGTCCGTAGAAAGCGCCTTCACGCATGACCTTCTCGACAGGGTCCTCAACGGCATTGCCGGTCTCTTCACTTTCGACATAGAATATGTCCTTTAGTTGTTTTCCGAGGACTTCATCCTGCTTCCAGCCGGTAAGTGCTTCTGCGAATGGGTTCATGAACTTCACATAACCTGCTTCATCAGTGGCGATCATTGCATCGCCTGTGTTGTTCAGTATTGCAGTAAGCCACTTCTGACTCTCTTTCAGTTTTTTCTCCATCTCATGCTTGTAGAGGGCGATCTCGATATTGGTTCTGAGTTCACTTTCCTCGAAAGGCTTGAGTATGTATCCGAAAGGTTCTGTCAGTTTAGCCCTTTGCATAATGCTTTCATCAGCATATGCGGTGATGTAGACAAGTGGGATGTTGTAGTTTACATGGATATGGTCAGCAGCTTCCACACCATCCATTCCGTCCTTTAGCATAATGTCCATCAGAACAAGATCCGGAAGGTCCTGCTGTAAATTTTCCAGTATATTTAGAGCTTCCCTGCCGCTGTATGCTGGAATTATATCATAATCGTATGATAGGTATGCAGTAAGTAATTCGACATTATCAGGTTCGTCGTCGACAACAAGTATTTTTGTTCTACCATTCTCAGCCATATTAACACCTAGTAACAGGGTCTCTTCTACAGAGTCATTATTGTAATGAACAATATATAATCATTACTATTATAGTATATAGTTATGCTTGATAGCGAAATTATTCACATCTTCATCCTACAATGCTCATATTT encodes the following:
- a CDS encoding response regulator; the protein is MAENGRTKILVVDDEPDNVELLTAYLSYDYDIIPAYSGREALNILENLQQDLPDLVLMDIMLKDGMDGVEAADHIHVNYNIPLVYITAYADESIMQRAKLTEPFGYILKPFEESELRTNIEIALYKHEMEKKLKESQKWLTAILNNTGDAMIATDEAGYVKFMNPFAEALTGWKQDEVLGKQLKDIFYVESEETGNAVEDPVEKVMREGAFYGLASQTLLVTKSNARIPVDIIGSPIKSENDKLIGVLITFSDISERKKIENLIYKEGM